A window from Catharus ustulatus isolate bCatUst1 chromosome 14, bCatUst1.pri.v2, whole genome shotgun sequence encodes these proteins:
- the VMA21 gene encoding vacuolar ATPase assembly integral membrane protein VMA21: MERFGPGSVSAVPVAEFRPNEGSLTSTLRTLLFFSALMITLPVGLYFSSKAYVFEGSLGMSDRDSYFYAAIVAVVTVHVVLALFVYVAWNEGSRQWREGKQD; encoded by the exons ATGGAGCGGTTCGGGCCGGGGTCCGTGAGCGCCGTGCCTGTGGCCGAGTTCAGGCC aaatgagGGTTCATTAACATCAACTTTAAGAACGCTTCTGTTCTTCTCAGCTCTAATGATTACATTACCTGTTGGGCTATATTTTTCATCAAAGGCTTATGTATTTGAAG gTTCCTTGGGAATGTCTGACAGAGACAGCTATTTTTATGCTGCCATAGTTGCTGTAGTCACTGTCCACGTGGTACTTGCTCTCTTTGTTTATGTAGCCTGGAATGAGGGTTCACGGCAGTGGCGCGAAGGCAAACAGGACTAA